In Pseudonocardia sp. DSM 110487, the sequence GGCGCGCTGGTGGAAGCGCTGCGCGACGGTCGGATCGGGTTCGCGGCGCTCGACGTGTTCGCCACCGAGCCGCTCGATCCGGCCAGCCCGCTGTGGGACCTGCCCAACGTGCTGATCAGCCCGCACAACGCAACGCTCACGCCCGCGGAGGGGCAGCGGATCGCGGAGCTCTTCGCCGACAACGCCGCCCGCCTCCTGGACGGCCGCCCGATGCGGAACGTGGTGAACACCGTCGAGTTCTACTGAGTTCTGCTGAGCCGGCCCCGTGAAACGCCGATGAGGCGGCGGTGCAACCCCGGTCGCCCAAAGTCGTGGCAAGCAGGCACGACGGAGGAGTTGCCATGGGTCAGCGGACCGAATCGATCAGTGTGACGGCGGAGCCGGCGGCCGGCCGGCTCACGCCGGAGTCGGAGGCCGCGCTGCGCGCACTGGCCCGCGGAGTGGTGCTGACCCCGGACGACCCCGGCTACCGGGACGCGACGGCGTTGCACAACGGGGCCGTGGAGCGCACGCCTGCGGCGGTGGTGCAGGTCGGTGGGGTGGAGGACGTCGTTCTGACGGTCCGGTTCGCCCGGGAGCACGGCCTGTCGCCCTCCGTCCGCGGCGGCGGGCACGGGGTGGCCGGGCACGCGATGGGCGGCGAGGTCGTGATCGATCTCTCGGCGCTGCGCGACGTGCGGATCGATCCGGACGCGCGGACCGCGGTCGTGCAGGGCGGCGCCACGTGGGCCGACGTCGATGCGGCGAGCCAGGCGCACGGCCTCGCGGTGCCCGGCGGCCGGGTCAGCCACACCGGGGTCGCCGGCCTGACGCTGGGCGGCGGGGAGGGCTGGCTGTCGGCGCGGCACGGGCTGAGCTCGGACAACCTGGTCGCGGTCGAGCTGGTCACGGCCGACGGACGGGTCGTCACGGCGAGCGAGGACAGCGAGCCGGAGCTGTTCTGGGCGCTGCGGGGCGGCGGAGGCAACTTCGGGGTCGTCACGTCGTTCACGTTCCGGCTGCACCCGATCGGGCCGCTGGTGCTCGGCGGGATGTTCGCCTATGCGGTGGCGGCCGCGCCCGAGGTGCTGGGGGTGCTCGCCGAGCTGCACGAGTCGTACCCGGGCGACTTCGGCGGTGCCGCGGCGTTCCTCACCGCGCCGCCCGCGCCGTTCGTCCCGGGAGATGTGGTGGGGCGTCCGGTGCTTGCGGTGATCCCGGCGTGGTTCGGGGATCTCGACGCCGGGTTCGATGCGATCAGGCCGCTCAAGGACCAGCTGGCTCCGCTGATCGACGCCGTGGCGCCGATGCCGTACGTCGCGTTGCAGACGCTGCTCGACGCCGGCTCACCCAAGGGGCTGCGCAACCGCTGGTCGGGCGGGTTCGTCCACCAGCTGAGCGGCCCGCTCGTGTCGGATCTGCAGGACGCGGCCATGCGGATGCCGAGCCCGCTTTCGCAGATCATCATCTCGCCGCTGCCCGACGCGGTCCGCGCGCTGCCCGACGACGCGACCGCGTTTCCGGCCCGCGACGGCGGCCGCTGGCTCGTGCACCCCGTCGGCCTGTGGGCGGCTCCCGCCGACGACGCGGCGAACGTCGCTTGGGTCACGGACCTGCGTGACGCCGTGCGCCGGCACGGCGAGACCGGCAGCTACCTCAACCTCGACGACGCCGACGACGACCGCGTCCGGTGGGCCATGGGCGAGGGGCGCTACGCGCGGCTGCAGCAGGTCAAGGCGGCATGGGACCCGCAGGACGTGTTCCGGCACTGCGCGCACGTCCGGGTACCGCGATGAGGGCAGCGGGTCTGGGCGCGGCGGCGCTGGTGGCCGCCGCGCTCGTCGCGGGGTGCACGGTGCAGGTCAACGGGGGCGGGACGCCCGCGGCGGCCACCTCGCCGCTGACGCCGGCCGCCGCCCTGCCGTCAGGTTCGCGGCAGACGCCTGTGGCGCCGGGTGCCGGGGTGACCGCCCGGCCCCAGTCCTCTGCGCTGCCGTTCGAGGCGCGGAAGGTGCGGCTCGCCCGGGTCCAGGACCAGCTTGCGCTGCAGTTCGAGATGGTCAACAGCGGGACGGAACGGCAATCGCCGTCGATGCTGGGGATCGATCTGGTCCAGCAACTGGTCATGCTCGCCGACCTGCCCCGGCGCACCGGCTACTCCGTGCTCGCCGCGGGTCCGCCCACCGCCGACGGGCGGATCAGCGCCAACGTCGACGAGTTCCTCGAACCGGGCACATCGGCCACGATCACCGTGATGTTCGCGCCTCCTCCGGAGGAGACGACGACGATGATGGTGATGATCGCGGGATTCCTCCCCGTCGAGGTGCCGGTCGAACGCGACGCCGACCTCGTCGACGATCCGGTCCTGCACTCCGGCCCTCCAACCGAGGACGACGGGTCTGTCGGCCCACTGAGCTGCATCGCGGGATCGGAGGGCGACGGGAAGGCCGCCGCCACGAAGCGGGTCGAGCTGCCCAGCGACGTGCTCTTCGCGTTCGGCAGCGCCACCCTGTCGCCTGCCGCGACAGGCGCCCTCGACGAGCTCGGGAAGCAGCTGGGCGGCGCCGGGTCCGGCTCGATCCGCGTCGAGGGCCACACCGACGCGGTGGACGACGACCAGTTCAACCAGCAGCTCTCCGAGCAGCGCGCGGCGGCGGTGCGCGACGCGCTCGCCGCGAGGCTGGGGAACTCCTACACCTACGGGGCCTCGGGTGCCGGTGAGAGCAGGCCCATCGCCGCCAACGCCAAGCCCGACGGTAGCGACGACCCGGACGGGCGGGCGCTGAACCGGCGTGTCGAGATCACGATCGAGACGGACGCCGCATCCACAGCCGCGGAGGCGGACCCGTCCGGCGAGGAGGACGTCGATCCGCTGACCGGCTTCACCGCCGAGCCACGATCGGTCCGGCGCGTGCCCGGGTTCGCGCTGGTGCAGGTCGCCCTGCGGAACTCGGGTGGTGCGGACGCCAGGCTCGACTTCGCCAGCGACTCGTACAACGAGTGGCAGGGTGAGCTGAGCCTCGTCGACTCCACCGGCGGGCGCCACAAGCCGTGCGACTTCGCCGCGCCGGTGTACTTCAACTACGTCGGCACCCTGACCTCGGCCTTCGGCGACGACATCAACGAGACCGTGCCGGCGGGCGCCACCGTCGTGCTGTGGTCGCTGTTCGCCCTTCCGGCCGTCGACTCGGCGTCGGTGGACGTCCACGTCGCCGGGCTCTCCGAGAACGTCCCGACACCGGTCGAGACGTGAGCGGATACGCGTGCCATAGCGCGCGTATCCGCTCACGAGTGCCCTTCAGCCGAGCAGTGCGGCGACCGCCGTGACCGTTCCCGGATCGGTCATCACCCCGAAGTGGTTGCTGGGCAGCTCCACCACCCGCAGGTCGGTGGCCGTAGCCCGCAGTGCGTCCCGGTCGGCGACGGGCACGACGTCGGCGCCGTTCAGCGGCACCGTCGCGCGGACGAGCAGCGCGGGCATCGTGATCTTCGGCCAGCTGTCCCGCACCCGGTCGCGGTCCGGCGAATCGAGGTCCTCGAGGCAGGCCGCCTTGTCCGTGCGGGGCGTGAACCGCTCCCCGAGCGACGTGAGCTCGTAGGCGTAGACCCGGGGCCAGTAGTCGTTCCACGGCCGCACCACGCCGGCGTCGCGGATCCGGCCGACGTAGTCCTCGGGCCGGTCGACCACGGCGTCGAGGCGGTCGAGACCCTGCCGCACCGCGGCGCACGCGGCGGGCTCCTCGCGGCCGCAGTGGTCGATGAGGGTGAGCGTCCGCAGCCGTTCCGCCGCGAGGCCGGCGGCCGCGATGCCGATCAGCGCGCCGAGCGACCAGCCGACGTAGTCGAACCGGTCGGCCCCGAGGGCGGTGGCCGCTTCGAGGACGTCCTCGGCGTGCGCTTCGAGCCCGTACGTGCCGGCCGGGGTGATGTCGCTGCGCCCCCGCCCGCGCAGGTCGATCGCGACGACCTGGCGGTCCGGGCCTGCGAGCCGCTCGGCCATGAAGTCGAACGCGTGCAGGTTGGCCGACAGCCCGTGCACGCAGAACGTGAGGAGGGCGGTGGGCTCACCCCACCGCGCCGCGTGCAGCGTGCCGCGGGTCAGTGGGATGTCGAACTCGACCGGATACGTCATCGCAAACTCCCTCGAACCGTGGCCGCATGGCGGTGACTCTGCACCGCGCTCGTTTCACCGGCGCTTCACGCGCGGGCGTGAGATACGGATGAGACGTCCGTGAGAGGACGGCCGCCGATCCTCCTCACATGCTCGCTCGACTCTCCCCGGCCGCCGTGCTGGTGACGCTTCCCCTGCTCCTCTCGGTGGCATGCGCCGCGCCGACCACCCAGAGCCGGCCGACTCCGGCCGTGCCCTCCTCCGCCGCGGCGGCTCCCGGCGATCCGGTCGCCGCCTACTGCGCCGCCAACGCGGAGCTCTCCCTCGAGACGAGGGAGCTCGCGTCCCGGACGACGATCTCCGACGCCGACTACGCTGCCACCGCGGACGCGTTCGAGCAGCTCGGCGTGGTCGCTCCCGCGGAGGTGGCCACCGATCTCGCGACGATGGCCCATTCCTACCGCGCGATCGCCGAGGGGCGATCGGACCTGCAGAAGGTCGGCCCGGACATCGCGGCCGCGACCTTGCGGCTGGCCGGCGCGAACACGCGCCTCTGCCCGCCCTCCGGCAGGTGAGCGGGCCTGCCGACCGCCAGCGCCATGTAGGCGCCTCCGACCGGGGCGGCTCGCGCCTTCCGATCCTCAACCACCGGCGAGCTGCGCCATGACCGCGGCGCCGTCGAGCCAGACGTTCTCGCGACTGATCCTGCCGTCGCGGAACTCGCAGACGTGCAGGATGCGGAAGCTGATCGTCCGGTTGTTGCCCGGAAGGCCCATGAAGTCGGTCGCGATCCGCGCCGTGCACAGTGAGTCGTCCACGAAGAAGTTCTCGCCGTGGTGGCGGTGCAGCGAATTCATGGAGCTGTCCTCGAGCGCCGTGAACGTCTCGACGTACCGCTTGGCGATCAGGGCGCGGTCGTGCAGCACGCCGCTGGGGTCGCCGACGACGTCGTGCTCGACGTCGTCGGTCAGCGTGTCGAGGATGCCGTCGACGTCGTTCGCGGCCTCGGCCGCGCAGTGCCTCTCGAAGACCTCGTCCATCTCTTCCGGCGTCATGGTCCCCCCTTGGTCGATTGATGAGACTGTACTAGCATCATGAGATGACTGTCTCACGTCAAGAGGAGTTTCTCGCGACGGGTCGGCGGAACCAGAAGCAGCGCACCAGGGAGGCGATCCTCGACGCGGCCACGCGGCTCGCCCGTGCCGGCCAGACACCGTCCATCGCGGACGTGGCAAAGGCCGCGAGGGTGTCGACCGCCACCGCCTACCGCTACTTCCCCAACCCCGAGTCGCTGTGGGCGGATGTCGCGATCCGGCACGGCCCGCAGATTCACGAAATCGTCACCGATCTGCCGCCCGAGGTCGAGCAGCGGATCGATGTGGTCATCCGCAGGATGGCCGAGAGCCAGTTCGCCGACGAGGCGGTCTGGCGGGCCCTCCTGCGTGCGAGTCTCGATCGCTGGTTGCAGCAGGTGGACGTCGCCGAGGACGAGCGGGTGCCAGTTCGGGGCCCCAGCCGGCTCGAGGGCACGCGCGCCGCGCTCGCGCCGCTGGAGGGCGTCCTTCCGCCGGAGCGGCTCGATCGTCTGACCATGGCGGTCACCTTGGTGTGGGGTGCCGACGCGCTGGTCGTCACTCGCGACACGTGCGGGCTGGCGCCCGACGACGCCACGGACCTGATGAGCTGGGCTGCGCGGTCGCTGATCCGCGCCGCTCTCGCCGAGGCCGATGCCCCGTCGGCCGGTCAGGCCTAGGAGCGCCCTCCTAGGGGTTGCGGTGCCGGGAGAGAAGGGTGTCCATCTCGTCGCGCACGAGTGCGGCGGCCCGTTCCGCCGCCGACGGGCCCGCCTCGTCGGGCGGAGCGGTCAGCAGCATGAACAGCAGGCCGTCGACGAACGCGACGAACCGGAACACCTCGGACTCGGTCAGGTGAACGCCCGCGGCGGCGAACATCGCGGTGATGGCCTCGAGCTGTCGCCGGGTGGCGTCGGCCATGGTCGCGCGCAGGGCCGGGCGGCGGGAGCTCTCCAGATAGAGCTCGGCCACGGCGATGTGGCGGATCCGGTCCGGGCCGAGGCCCGCGAAGGCCGCCGCGGCGAGCATCTCGGTGAGCCGGTCAGGGGTCATCGCCATGGCGCTGTCGTCGGCTTGGTCGATCTCGACGAGGTGCAGCGCGAGCGCGTGCTCCACCACGGCCGTGAGCAGGGCCTCGCGGCTGCGGAAGTAGCGCGACGTGGTGCCGGGGGGAACGTCCGCCGCGGCGTCGACGGCGCGATGGGTCAGTCCGCGGGAGCCCTCTTCGGCCAGCACGCGCATGGCCGCGGCGGACAGGTGGGTGCGGCGCTGCGGATTGGGCGGGGGCATTTCCGGTCGAGCCTAGCTGATACGCTACATATGTAGCGCACGCCGTTGGGGGTCGGCGGGTCGCTGACGGGGGGAAATGTGGACGTGCTTGTGCTCGGACCGACCGTGGTCCGGGATGGGGAGGAGTCCCTGCCGGTGCACCGGTCGCTGGAGCGGGCCCTGCTCGTGCGGCTGGCGCTCGCGCGGGGCATGGCGGTTCCGGACGAGCGGCTCGCCGCCGATCTGTGGGGCACCGTGGACCTCGCGCGGCCGGAGTCGCGGCTGCGGGTCGTGGTGTCGCGGCTGCGCCGTTCCCTCGGCCCGCGGGCCGACGCGATCAGCCGTTCCCGGGCGGGCTATCGGCTCGACGCCGACACCGCTGATCTGCGGGCGGCGCAGGTCGCGGCCGATCGGCTGCACGCGGCGGCCAAGACGGGCGACCACGTGGCCGTGCGGGCGGCCGCGGCGGAGGCGCTCGGCCAGTGGCGCGGTCCCGCGATGGCCGACATCCGGGCGTTCCCGTACGCGGAACTCGAGGCCGAGCGGCTCGAGGACTGGCACCTCGAACTCACCGTGTCCCGGCTCCGTGCGGAGCTCGAGCTGGGTGACGCCGCCGCGCACGTGACCGAGCTGGCCGGGCTCGCCTCGGAGCACCCGCTGCACGAGCCGGTGCGCTGCCTGCTGGCGCTCGCCCTCTACCGCACGGGACGGCAGGCCGACGCGCTCGACCAGCTCGCCCGGCTGCGCCACGCGCTCGCCGACGAGCTGGGGGTCGACCCCGGCGCGGCTACGGCCGACCTCGAGCTGCGGCTGCTGCGCCATGACCCGGCGCTCCTGTCCGCGCCCCGGGCCGTTGCGGTTCGGCCGGCACCGCCGGAACCTCGTTCGCCGCTGCCGGAGCCGTCCACGAGCTTCGTGGGGCGCGACGGCGAGCTCGCCGCCATCGTCGAGCGGCTGGGCAGGCCCGGCGTGGTGACGCTGGTCGGGGAGCCGGGGTGCGGGAAGTCGAGGCTCGCGGCCGAGGCGGTCCGGGTGCTGGCGCCCGCGGGCCGCCGATGCGTCGTCGTGGAGCTCGCACGGTCCGATCGGGACGACGCGGTGGTCGTCGCGCTCGCGGATGCCGCGGGTGTGGAACCCGGCACCCGTGACCTGATCGCCGCCACCGCGCCCGCGCTCGGCGACGCGCTCCTGGTGATCGACAACGCCGAGCACCTCGTCGAGCGCGTCAGCGCGGCGGTCCGCGACCTCCGCAGGGCCGGTCACGGCCTGACGGTGCTCGTCACGTCGCAACGGCCGCTGCTGCTGGCCGAGGAAACCCAGCACCGGGTACGGCCACTGGCCCCGCAGGCCGCAGCCACCCTGTTCCGGGATCGGGCGGGAGCGCACACGCGATTCGATCCCGAGCAGGACGGCGACATCGCCACGATCTGCGCGGCGGTCGACGGGCTACCGCTCGGCATCGAGCTCGCAGCCGGCCTGACGCGGGCGCTGACCGTCCCCCAGCTGGCGGTGCGGGTGACCGACCGCCTGCGGCTGCTCGTCGGGGGCGGGCGCAGCGGCTCCGCGCGGCACGGGAGCCTGCGCGCCGCGCTCGACTGGAGCCACGAGCTCCTCGACGACCGGGAGCAGGCGGTGCTACGGCGGGTCGGAGTGTTCGCCGGCGGCTTCACCCTCGAATCGGCCGAGCGTGTCGTGCCGGACGGGAAGGTCGAGCTCGGCGACGTGGCGCCTGCGCTCGCCGAGCTCGTCGACCGCAGCCTGATCACCGTCCGCAACGACGCGGCATCCCGCCGGTTCGCGCTGCTCGAGACGGTCCGCGACTACGCGCTCGCCGAGCTGCACAGCGCAGGCGAGACCGCCGCGACGAGGAGCCGGCGGCTCGCCTGGTGCCTCGACTACGTCGACGACCTGCGCGCCGTCGACGAGTTCGCCTCGGCCGACACCGTCGCCGCCGTGTTCGCCGAGTGGCCCAACCTCGTCGAGGCGCTCGACCAGGCCGCGGTCAGCGACCTCGCGGTGGACGCGCTGCCGCTCGTCAACGCCCTGCACGTGCCGTGGCTGGCGCGTGCATGGTTCCGGGAGGCGCAGCGGCAGTTCGCCGCGTTCGCCGACGTGCCCGGCGCCGAACCCGTCGAGCGGGCGAGGGCCATGAGCAACCACGCCTTCCACACCCTGATGGTCGGCCGGCTCGACGAGGCCGCCGGGCTGCTCGCGCGGGCCGCCGAACTGGCGGGGGACCTCGACGACGACCGGCTCGTCACCACCATCCAGTACCACCGGGGCATCGTCGAGATCGAGCGCTGTCATCTCACCGAGGCGATCAGCACCCTCCGCGACGGCGAGCGCCGCGCCCGGGAGCTGGGCGACGCCCGCAGGGCGTCGTCGTTCGCCGATGCGCTGGGCACGGCCCTGCTGTTCAGCGGCGACGCCGCGGGCGCGCTCGAGTGCTACCGCACGGCCACCGACGTCGAACACGGCGACGAGCACAACCTCTCCCGCGGACTCAGCAACCAGGCGAAGGCGCTGCTCGGAACGGGCCGCTGGGCCGACGCGCTCCGGGTGGCGAGCGAGTCCGACCACTATGCGATGCGGCTCGACGACCGTCAGATCCTGCCCCTGAACGATCTGGTGCGGGGTGCCGTCGCGCTCGCGGAGGGCGACCTCGACGCCGCCGAGGCACACTGCCGTACCTCGCTCGCCTACACCGAGTCCGGGGCGAGCATGGCCCACATCGACCTCGCGGACGTGCTCGTCGCGAAGAGCGAGCTGGCGGAGGCCGGCGCGCTGCTCGACACGGTGTACGAGGACACGCCACCCGGCGGCGTCCCGTGGCTGGCCGCCCGCGCGGTGTCGGCCGCGCTCACGCTGGCCGAGGGTGATGTCGAGACCGCGCGCACGCTCACGGAGGAGATCACGGAGAGGTACCGGACCAGCGGATTCGGGTGGCCGCGCTACGCCGACCGGCTCCGCGCGGTGCGCGAGCAGATCGAGCCGTCAGGGCCCTCGGTGGTCGAGTAGCGGTGGGGCGCTCAGGGGAAGTGGACGTACTCGTAGTCGACCGGCTTGTCGTTGATGCCCTTCGACGGCGGGGCGATCCAACCCGCGATCTTGCCCGGCTCGTAGACCGGCCGCATCAGCGACCGGACGTGGGTCTTGTCGGCCTCGCTGGGTAGCCACGTGTCCTCGTTGGCCGCCCAGACGTCCTCGCCGACGAGGTCGCCCTTCGGCGTGACGTGGTGGTCGGCGAACACGCCGACGTGGCGGTTGAACCCGACGTGCGGCAGGTACAGGCGCCGGCCGATCCCGCCCTTCTCGAGCACCCGGTTCCAGCGCTTCAGCCCGGTCTCGCAGTCGGCGATGTACTCGCGGCGCAGGTCGTGGTTGAGCGCGAGCAGCGCCGACACCTCGTCGGTGGTGATCTCGCCGTCCCGCACGACGTCGATGTGCGCGGCGTCCTCGGTGAGCACGTGGTCGTCCTTGCGCCGTTCCTCCTGCCAGCGGCCCTTCAGCCCGGCGGTGAAGTAGTTGGCGGCGTTGGTGGAGCGCTCGGAGCCGAACAGGTCCAGCGACACCGAGTAGTGGAAGTTGATGTACTTCTGGATCACGTCGAGGGGGATGCCGCCGCGGGGCGCGATGTCGTCGGTGTCGTGCTCGCGCATCAGCTCGGCGGTGCGTGCGACCACCCGGTCGATGCCGGTCGTGCCGACGAACATGTGGTGCGCCTCCTCCTTGAGCATGAACTCGCAGGTCCTGCTCAAGGGGTCGAACGCGGATTCCTTCAGCGTGCCGAGCTGGTACTTACCGTCGCGGTCCGTGAAGTACGTGAACATGTAGAACGACAGCCAGTCCGGCGTCTCCTCGTTGAACGCGCCGAGGATGCGGGGGGAGTCGATGTCGCCGGAGTTGCGCTGCAGCAGCGCCTCGGCCTCCTCACGGCCCGCCCGGCCGAAGTAGGCGTGCAGCAGGTAGACCATCGCCCACAGGTGGCGGCCCTCCTCCACGTTGACCTGGAAGAGGTTGCGCAGGTCGTACAAGCTCGGGGCGCTCTCGCCGAGGCGGCGCTGCTGCTCCACCGACGCCGGCTCGGTGTCGCCCTGGATCACGATGAGCCGCTGCAGGTCGGCGCGGTACTCGCCGGGCACCTGCTGCCACACCGGCTCGCCCTTCTGCTCGCCGAAGGCGACGCGGCGGTCGGTGTTGCGCTCGGCGAGGAAGACGCCCCAGCGGTACTCGTCCATCGGCACGTGGTCGAAGTGCGCCCACCCCTCGCGGCCGACCGCGACGGCCGTGCGCAGGTAGACGTCCTCGGTGGGCACGGCGGGGCCCATGGTCTTCCACCAGTTCAGGAAGTTGGGCTGCCACGACTCGAGGGCCCGCTGCAGCTTGCGGTCGCCCGCCAGGTCGACGTTGTTCGGGATCTTCTCGCTGTAGTCGATGCTCATGAAGTGGTCACACCCGCCTGCGGTCGAAGTCGGCCCTGCGGCCCGTGCCGTACCGGCGCAGCGCGCCTTCCGGGCCCGCCGCGTTCGGTCGAACGAAGATCCAGTTCTGCCATGCGGTGAGCCGACCGAAGATCCGTGTCTCCATCGTCTCCGGGCCGACGAACCGGTGGTTGGCCTCCATACCGGTCAGCGCGTCGGGGGACAGGGACGCCCGCTCCTCCAGCATGATCCGGATCTCGTCGTCCCAGTCGATGTCGTCGGGAGCGTCGGTGACCAGCCCCAGCTCCAGCGCCTCGCGCGCGTCGATGCGGCGTCCGGCCTCCTGGCGCAACTTCGCGACGTGATCGTCGTCGCCGTAGAAGCGGCTCGCGAGGCGGGAAAGGCCGTTGCCCATGGGGAAGGCGCCGAAGTTGCTGT encodes:
- a CDS encoding TetR/AcrR family transcriptional regulator — encoded protein: MPPPNPQRRTHLSAAAMRVLAEEGSRGLTHRAVDAAADVPPGTTSRYFRSREALLTAVVEHALALHLVEIDQADDSAMAMTPDRLTEMLAAAAFAGLGPDRIRHIAVAELYLESSRRPALRATMADATRRQLEAITAMFAAAGVHLTESEVFRFVAFVDGLLFMLLTAPPDEAGPSAAERAAALVRDEMDTLLSRHRNP
- the boxB gene encoding benzoyl-CoA 2,3-epoxidase subunit BoxB, with translation MSIDYSEKIPNNVDLAGDRKLQRALESWQPNFLNWWKTMGPAVPTEDVYLRTAVAVGREGWAHFDHVPMDEYRWGVFLAERNTDRRVAFGEQKGEPVWQQVPGEYRADLQRLIVIQGDTEPASVEQQRRLGESAPSLYDLRNLFQVNVEEGRHLWAMVYLLHAYFGRAGREEAEALLQRNSGDIDSPRILGAFNEETPDWLSFYMFTYFTDRDGKYQLGTLKESAFDPLSRTCEFMLKEEAHHMFVGTTGIDRVVARTAELMREHDTDDIAPRGGIPLDVIQKYINFHYSVSLDLFGSERSTNAANYFTAGLKGRWQEERRKDDHVLTEDAAHIDVVRDGEITTDEVSALLALNHDLRREYIADCETGLKRWNRVLEKGGIGRRLYLPHVGFNRHVGVFADHHVTPKGDLVGEDVWAANEDTWLPSEADKTHVRSLMRPVYEPGKIAGWIAPPSKGINDKPVDYEYVHFP
- a CDS encoding TetR/AcrR family transcriptional regulator — translated: MTVSRQEEFLATGRRNQKQRTREAILDAATRLARAGQTPSIADVAKAARVSTATAYRYFPNPESLWADVAIRHGPQIHEIVTDLPPEVEQRIDVVIRRMAESQFADEAVWRALLRASLDRWLQQVDVAEDERVPVRGPSRLEGTRAALAPLEGVLPPERLDRLTMAVTLVWGADALVVTRDTCGLAPDDATDLMSWAARSLIRAALAEADAPSAGQA
- a CDS encoding alpha/beta fold hydrolase → MTYPVEFDIPLTRGTLHAARWGEPTALLTFCVHGLSANLHAFDFMAERLAGPDRQVVAIDLRGRGRSDITPAGTYGLEAHAEDVLEAATALGADRFDYVGWSLGALIGIAAAGLAAERLRTLTLIDHCGREEPAACAAVRQGLDRLDAVVDRPEDYVGRIRDAGVVRPWNDYWPRVYAYELTSLGERFTPRTDKAACLEDLDSPDRDRVRDSWPKITMPALLVRATVPLNGADVVPVADRDALRATATDLRVVELPSNHFGVMTDPGTVTAVAALLG
- a CDS encoding OmpA family protein yields the protein MRAAGLGAAALVAAALVAGCTVQVNGGGTPAAATSPLTPAAALPSGSRQTPVAPGAGVTARPQSSALPFEARKVRLARVQDQLALQFEMVNSGTERQSPSMLGIDLVQQLVMLADLPRRTGYSVLAAGPPTADGRISANVDEFLEPGTSATITVMFAPPPEETTTMMVMIAGFLPVEVPVERDADLVDDPVLHSGPPTEDDGSVGPLSCIAGSEGDGKAAATKRVELPSDVLFAFGSATLSPAATGALDELGKQLGGAGSGSIRVEGHTDAVDDDQFNQQLSEQRAAAVRDALAARLGNSYTYGASGAGESRPIAANAKPDGSDDPDGRALNRRVEITIETDAASTAAEADPSGEEDVDPLTGFTAEPRSVRRVPGFALVQVALRNSGGADARLDFASDSYNEWQGELSLVDSTGGRHKPCDFAAPVYFNYVGTLTSAFGDDINETVPAGATVVLWSLFALPAVDSASVDVHVAGLSENVPTPVET
- a CDS encoding BTAD domain-containing putative transcriptional regulator — encoded protein: MDVLVLGPTVVRDGEESLPVHRSLERALLVRLALARGMAVPDERLAADLWGTVDLARPESRLRVVVSRLRRSLGPRADAISRSRAGYRLDADTADLRAAQVAADRLHAAAKTGDHVAVRAAAAEALGQWRGPAMADIRAFPYAELEAERLEDWHLELTVSRLRAELELGDAAAHVTELAGLASEHPLHEPVRCLLALALYRTGRQADALDQLARLRHALADELGVDPGAATADLELRLLRHDPALLSAPRAVAVRPAPPEPRSPLPEPSTSFVGRDGELAAIVERLGRPGVVTLVGEPGCGKSRLAAEAVRVLAPAGRRCVVVELARSDRDDAVVVALADAAGVEPGTRDLIAATAPALGDALLVIDNAEHLVERVSAAVRDLRRAGHGLTVLVTSQRPLLLAEETQHRVRPLAPQAAATLFRDRAGAHTRFDPEQDGDIATICAAVDGLPLGIELAAGLTRALTVPQLAVRVTDRLRLLVGGGRSGSARHGSLRAALDWSHELLDDREQAVLRRVGVFAGGFTLESAERVVPDGKVELGDVAPALAELVDRSLITVRNDAASRRFALLETVRDYALAELHSAGETAATRSRRLAWCLDYVDDLRAVDEFASADTVAAVFAEWPNLVEALDQAAVSDLAVDALPLVNALHVPWLARAWFREAQRQFAAFADVPGAEPVERARAMSNHAFHTLMVGRLDEAAGLLARAAELAGDLDDDRLVTTIQYHRGIVEIERCHLTEAISTLRDGERRARELGDARRASSFADALGTALLFSGDAAGALECYRTATDVEHGDEHNLSRGLSNQAKALLGTGRWADALRVASESDHYAMRLDDRQILPLNDLVRGAVALAEGDLDAAEAHCRTSLAYTESGASMAHIDLADVLVAKSELAEAGALLDTVYEDTPPGGVPWLAARAVSAALTLAEGDVETARTLTEEITERYRTSGFGWPRYADRLRAVREQIEPSGPSVVE
- a CDS encoding nuclear transport factor 2 family protein, with the protein product MTPEEMDEVFERHCAAEAANDVDGILDTLTDDVEHDVVGDPSGVLHDRALIAKRYVETFTALEDSSMNSLHRHHGENFFVDDSLCTARIATDFMGLPGNNRTISFRILHVCEFRDGRISRENVWLDGAAVMAQLAGG
- a CDS encoding FAD-binding oxidoreductase, whose protein sequence is MGQRTESISVTAEPAAGRLTPESEAALRALARGVVLTPDDPGYRDATALHNGAVERTPAAVVQVGGVEDVVLTVRFAREHGLSPSVRGGGHGVAGHAMGGEVVIDLSALRDVRIDPDARTAVVQGGATWADVDAASQAHGLAVPGGRVSHTGVAGLTLGGGEGWLSARHGLSSDNLVAVELVTADGRVVTASEDSEPELFWALRGGGGNFGVVTSFTFRLHPIGPLVLGGMFAYAVAAAPEVLGVLAELHESYPGDFGGAAAFLTAPPAPFVPGDVVGRPVLAVIPAWFGDLDAGFDAIRPLKDQLAPLIDAVAPMPYVALQTLLDAGSPKGLRNRWSGGFVHQLSGPLVSDLQDAAMRMPSPLSQIIISPLPDAVRALPDDATAFPARDGGRWLVHPVGLWAAPADDAANVAWVTDLRDAVRRHGETGSYLNLDDADDDRVRWAMGEGRYARLQQVKAAWDPQDVFRHCAHVRVPR